A region from the Cellvibrio sp. PSBB006 genome encodes:
- a CDS encoding biopolymer transporter ExbD, with protein MSDNRFLLNDEEESQIDLTPMLDVVFIMLIFFIVTSTFVKESGVDVTRPEAETAVVTESNSIQIGISAANQIFMDKRQIDKRAIRANVEKSLAENPGAAVIIVADQDSNTSTLIDVMDQARMAGATSVSVAAEND; from the coding sequence ATGAGTGACAACCGTTTTTTACTCAATGACGAAGAAGAAAGCCAGATCGATTTAACGCCCATGCTGGACGTGGTGTTTATCATGCTGATCTTTTTCATCGTCACCTCCACTTTTGTAAAAGAATCAGGCGTCGACGTGACGCGTCCCGAAGCGGAAACCGCTGTGGTAACCGAATCCAACAGCATCCAGATCGGCATCAGCGCCGCGAACCAGATCTTTATGGACAAACGCCAGATCGACAAACGCGCGATTCGTGCGAACGTGGAAAAATCCCTGGCAGAAAATCCCGGTGCTGCGGTCATCATCGTCGCCGACCAGGATTCCAATACCAGCACCTTGATTGATGTGATGGATCAGGCGCGCATGGCGGGCGCAACCTCGGTGTCTGTGGCGGCGGAGAATGACTGA